From one Mytilus trossulus isolate FHL-02 chromosome 10, PNRI_Mtr1.1.1.hap1, whole genome shotgun sequence genomic stretch:
- the LOC134687142 gene encoding cryptochrome-1-like, whose amino-acid sequence MPRNNKKQILHWFRKGLRLHDNPALKEALKGADTYRCVYILDPWFAGSTQVGIAKWRFLLQCLEDLDAALRKLNSRLFVIRGQPTDVFPRIFREWNITTLSFEEDPEPFGKERDAAIRHLAKEAGVEVIVKTSHTLYELQKIIGYNNGVPPLTYKRFQAILSKMDPPKQPEDTITRQFIGHTKTPISEDHDDKFGVPSLEELGFDTEGLGPTIFRGGETEALARLERHLERKAWVASFEKPKMTTQSLFPSQTALSPYLRFGCLSSRTFYWKLRELFRKVKKSSDPPLSLHGQLLWREFFYSAATNNPNFDQMTDNPICVQVPWDKNPEALAKWAEGKTGFPWIDAIMTQLRQVGWIHHLARHSVACFLTRGDLWISWEEGMKVFDELLLDADWSVNAGTWMWLSCSSFFQQFFHCYCPVGFGRRADPSGDFIRKYLPVLKAFPPKYIYEPWNAPESVQKAAKCIIGKDYPLPMVNHAEVSKVNTERMKQVYQHLALRASAAASIPKPLHEEFAKHGKGHKSGNHPSKMPMMAVGNNYTHSQTSEENQPQQFRGYNMTTN is encoded by the exons ATGCCtagaaataacaaaaagcagATCTTACATTGGTTTAGAAAAGGACTTAGGCTTCACGACAACCCAGCACTAAAAGAGGCTTTAAAAGGAGCTGATACATATCgttgtgtatatattttagaCCCTTGGTTTGCAGGATCTACACAAGTGGGAATTGCTAAGTGGAG atttttgcTGCAGTGTTTAGAGGATTTAGATGCAGCATTAAGAAAACTGAACTCACGACTTTTTGTCATTAGAGGACAACCAACAGACGTGTTTCCTAGAATATTTCGG GAATGGAACATTACAACTTTGTCTTTTGAGGAGGATCCAGAACCATTTGGTAAAGAAAGGGATGCTGCTATAAGACATTTAGCCAAAGAAGCCGGTGTAGAAGTCATTGTCAAAACCTCACATACATTATATGAATTACAAAA gATAATAGGCTATAATAATGGTGTACCTCCTCTCACATACAAACGATTCCAGGCAATTCTATCAAAGATGGACCCACCCAAACAGCCAGAAGACACTATCACTAGACAATTCATTGGCCATACCAAAACACCTATTTCAGAAGACCATGACGACAAGTTTGGTGTACCATCACTTGAAGAACTAG GTTTTGACACAGAAGGTCTTGGACCAACAATCTTCAGAGGTGGTGAAACAGAAGCATTAGCCAGATTAGAGAGACATTTGGAGAGAAAG GCATGGGTTGCCAGTTTTGAGAAGCCAAAAATGACCACACAGTCACTGTTTCCCAGCCAGACAGCACTAAGTCCTTACCTGAGGTTTGGTTGTTTGTCTTCTCGAACTTTTTACTGGAAGCTGAGGGAATTGTTTAGAAAG GTGAAGAAAAGTAGTGATCCCCCGTTATCATTACATGGTCAGTTGCTTTGGAGAGAGTTCTTTTATTCTGCTGCCACAAATAACCCTAACTTTGACCAGATGACAGACAACCCTATATGTGTACAGGTTCCGTGGGATAAAAATCCAGAAGCTTTAGCAAAATGGGCAGAg GGCAAAACTGGTTTTCCATGGATAGATGCAATAATGACACAGCTAAGACAAGTGGGGTGGATACATCATCTTGCAAGACATTCTGTGGCATGTTTTCTGACGAGAGGAGACCTGTGGATATCATGGGAGGAAGGCATGAAG gTTTTTGATGAGTTATTATTAGATGCTGATTGGAGTGTAAATGCAGGCACGTGGATGTGGTTATCATGTAGTtcattttttcaacaatttttccATTGTTATTGTCCTGTTGGGTTTGGTAGAAGAGCTGATCCCAGTGGTGACTTCATCAG aAAATATTTACCAGTACTTAAGGCTTTTCCACCAAAATATATCTATGAGCCGTGGAATGCTCCTGAAAGTGTCCAGAAAGCTGCTAAATGTATCATTGGTAAAGATTACCCATTACCAATGGTCAACCATGCTGAAGTCAGTAAAGTAAACACAGAACGAATGAAACAAGTCTATCAACACTTAGCTTTAAGAGCTTCAGCTG CTGCATCTATACCAAAGCCTTTACATGAAGAGTTCGCCAAGCATGGTAAAGGTCACAAGTCTGGTAATCATCCATCCAAAATGCCCATGATGGCTGTTGGAAATAATTATACACATAGTCAGACATCAGAGGAAAATCAGCCGCAACAATTCAGAGGTTATAACATGACAACTAATTGA
- the LOC134687140 gene encoding fibroblast growth factor receptor substrate 2-like: MGCILSKRDGGRNSLVFRVYNVDENGIKHNPGKIEITDTDLILRQKGRDHITWPLRCLRRYGWEEELFSFESGRRCYTGPGIYAFKCRRAETLFRAVQESIMRVGQGDLSSSRAFDNHGHSNSRPPSTIEMSDLMAFSIPNENTGLSSMREMNYVNQTVVNEHEQHTYQNTAPVRANGSAASTAETAASALIDFLHNPLQQTDPKLNYIDPDFPTSTESLTNLNLNMNGQATGARQEQTNIKRRLDSDGRHPSIDIIDCDDTNMNEVFDQDSAFESERPAEYINVGPLQDNGRLESKPAIPPSPMIREPEYTNINPKNTAVHQLNYIEVGPGNFSNSKPSTGIVSPSSIDATVPSAPGPSSYAEIDFHRTKALSNRQVLEQDEGSRKTRHNSSISNAF; encoded by the coding sequence ATGGGGTGTATTTTGTCAAAAAGAGACGGAGGGAGAAATTCATTGGTATTCAGAGTGTACAATGTTGATGAAAATGGCATAAAACACAATCCTGGAAAAATTGAAATAACTGATACAGATCTTATTCTTCGTCAAAAAGGCAGAGACCATATTACATGGCCATTACGATGCTTAAGACGTTACGGATGGGAGGAAGAATTGTTCTCCTTTGAAAGTGGGCGTCGCTGCTACACTGGGCCGGGAATTTATGCCTTTAAATGTAGACGAGCAGAAACTTTGTTTAGAGCTGTTCAGGAAAGTATAATGAGAGTAGGACAGGGAGACTTGTCTTCCAGTCGAGCATTTGATAATCATGGACATTCAAACAGTAGACCACCGTCAACAATCGAAATGAGTGATTTGATGGCCTTTTCTATTCCTAATGAAAATACAGGACTTTCAAGTATGCGTGAAATGAATTATGTCAATCAGACCGTTGTAAACGAACATGAACAACACACGTACCAGAATACGGCTCCCGTAAGAGCCAATGGCTCGGCGGCATCCACAGCAGAAACTGCTGCTTCTGCTTTGATAGACTTTCTGCACAATCCATTGCAACAAACTGATCCAAAGTTAAATTATATTGACCCTGATTTTCCTACCAGTACTGAGAGcttaacaaatttaaatttgaatatgaaTGGACAAGCTACTGGTGCAAGGCAGGagcaaacaaacataaaaagacGATTAGATTCTGACGGGAGACATCCTTCTATAGATATTATTGACTGTGATGATACAAACATGAATGAAGTTTTTGATCAAGATTCAGCTTTTGAGTCGGAACGACCAGCAGAATATATAAACGTGGGGCCATTACAAGATAATGGACGACTGGAATCCAAACCTGCAATACCCCCTTCTCCAATGATTAGGGAACcagaatatacaaatattaatccTAAGAACACAGCAGTTCATCAGTTAAATTATATTGAAGTGGGTCCAGgaaatttttcaaattccaaGCCCTCAACAGGGATTGTTTCCCCTTCCTCGATCGATGCAACTGTTCCCTCAGCACCAGGACCCAGTTCCTATGCTGAGATAGATTTTCATCGGACTAAAGCTCTTTCCAATCGTCAAGTGCTTGAACAAGATGAAGGTAGTCGAAAGACAAGACACAATAGCTCTATCAGTAATGCATTTTAA